A single genomic interval of uncultured Desulfobulbus sp. harbors:
- a CDS encoding lysophospholipid acyltransferase family protein, with the protein MPRLVQGLLTLWFATIRVKLRDPIGFHEYALRDTGIASFWHYSFLYLFWYLRRYPAAIMVSASKDGAYIARLAEQMGHVPVRGSSNRGGVKALLESIRTMQKRQLNAAVVADGSQGPARKAQAGCILMASKSGKPIFPIAWACTRTIRFNSWDQTLVPLPFSTLVLRHAEPLHVPPSLTSEQVEQYRLELEQRLNRIYEAVWNELELPLHDLHAPVRKRAERKEIR; encoded by the coding sequence GTGCCACGACTGGTGCAGGGGCTGTTGACCCTGTGGTTTGCCACCATTCGGGTGAAGCTGCGGGATCCCATCGGCTTCCACGAATACGCGCTTCGCGATACCGGCATCGCCTCCTTCTGGCACTATTCGTTTCTCTACCTGTTCTGGTACCTCAGGCGGTATCCGGCGGCGATCATGGTCAGCGCCTCCAAGGATGGGGCCTATATCGCCCGGCTCGCCGAACAGATGGGCCATGTGCCGGTGCGCGGTTCCTCCAACCGCGGCGGCGTCAAGGCCCTGCTGGAGAGCATCCGTACCATGCAGAAGCGTCAGCTCAACGCGGCCGTTGTCGCCGATGGTTCCCAGGGGCCGGCACGCAAGGCTCAAGCCGGGTGTATCCTCATGGCGAGCAAGTCGGGCAAGCCGATCTTTCCCATTGCCTGGGCCTGCACCCGCACGATCCGTTTCAACAGTTGGGACCAGACCCTGGTGCCTTTGCCCTTTTCCACCCTGGTACTCCGCCATGCCGAGCCGCTCCATGTCCCTCCGTCGTTGACCAGCGAACAGGTCGAACAGTATCGGCTGGAGTTGGAGCAGCGTTTGAATCGCATCTATGAGGCGGTCTGGAATGAGCTGGAACTGCCGCTGCACGATCTGCACGCTCCGGTTCGGAAACGGGCAGAAAGGAAGGAGATACGATAG
- a CDS encoding ATP-binding protein, protein MDKQLLIIGCLLLLFPWNASAAQETCVSFPLLTCVAAGILAVLAIAAVLYRKVATLKEQHGRVTAENRMLGEMVDGAPWPVLQLDEQLKIISANREAQVRFGPEPLIGGSFPDLLPGEAAHPLLQVLKSGEQDDCVASSGGVEGATLRLLTIEGRRFGLWYGPPGAEQCGESSDAFLSQAEESANRMKSEFIANINHEVRTPMNAIIGYTEMLANSPLGDKEKRFVETIHKSSMALVAIFNDIMELSKIDSGRLQIMASSIRMESLVREVESLYRDQAMNKGIRLECRIESHLPKSFIFDGMRLKQVLHNLISNAIKFTNEGHVHLLVDGVPSKDQANCFDLSFTVEDTGIGIPKTDQLKIFEVFRQREDTIAKRYGGVGLGLTLCSRLVTMMGGRIDLFSAPGKGSRFTVLLNNIALADSPREPEEAPRPPKVEREPQAMTLLVVDDVDLIKDVFIDFFQDGPHKVVTAETGEEALELARREHPDIIFMDLNLSGTDGRAVTEKIREDEELAAIPVIVMTGEVLEEEDYRPLFNGFLQKPFRLDLLMEVVGEYATPGIAPGDGGTAEGDAQKIDETHFSGSVQAAWNDELDQLLRQAVRSGSLADAAALGAAVGKEGEAMKDGLLITLGGDLLTFAAEPNIMGVDRLLAKLSRAVNRKDV, encoded by the coding sequence GTGGACAAACAACTGTTGATCATTGGCTGTTTGCTTCTTCTGTTTCCCTGGAATGCATCAGCTGCCCAAGAGACCTGCGTTTCCTTTCCCCTTCTGACCTGTGTTGCCGCGGGAATTCTCGCTGTTCTTGCCATTGCCGCTGTGCTCTACCGGAAGGTGGCTACGCTCAAGGAACAACATGGTCGAGTGACGGCGGAGAACCGGATGCTGGGCGAAATGGTCGATGGCGCCCCATGGCCGGTGCTACAGCTCGATGAGCAGTTAAAGATCATCTCCGCCAACCGTGAGGCCCAGGTCCGCTTCGGCCCTGAGCCGCTCATCGGTGGTTCCTTTCCCGATCTGCTGCCCGGTGAGGCCGCCCATCCGCTGTTACAGGTCTTGAAATCAGGTGAACAGGATGATTGCGTAGCTTCTTCTGGAGGCGTAGAAGGGGCGACCCTGCGCCTGTTGACCATTGAAGGTCGGCGCTTCGGTCTCTGGTACGGTCCTCCCGGTGCTGAGCAATGTGGAGAGAGCTCCGATGCCTTTCTGTCGCAGGCCGAGGAGTCGGCGAACCGGATGAAAAGCGAGTTCATCGCCAATATCAACCACGAAGTACGCACGCCGATGAATGCCATCATCGGCTACACGGAAATGCTGGCCAACTCGCCATTGGGCGACAAGGAAAAACGGTTTGTCGAAACCATCCATAAGAGCAGCATGGCTCTGGTCGCGATCTTTAACGATATCATGGAACTTTCCAAGATCGATTCTGGCCGGTTGCAGATCATGGCCAGTTCGATTCGCATGGAATCACTGGTGCGCGAGGTGGAGAGCCTGTATCGCGATCAGGCCATGAACAAGGGGATTCGGCTGGAGTGCCGAATCGAGAGCCACCTGCCCAAATCTTTTATCTTCGACGGTATGCGCCTCAAGCAGGTGCTGCACAACCTGATCAGCAATGCGATCAAGTTCACCAACGAGGGCCATGTGCACCTGTTGGTCGACGGTGTTCCCTCAAAGGACCAGGCCAACTGTTTTGATCTCAGTTTTACGGTGGAGGACACCGGTATCGGCATTCCCAAGACCGATCAGCTGAAAATATTCGAAGTTTTTCGCCAACGAGAGGATACCATCGCCAAACGCTACGGTGGTGTCGGCCTTGGCCTGACCCTCTGCTCGCGCCTGGTGACCATGATGGGCGGGCGAATTGACCTGTTCAGCGCTCCGGGTAAAGGATCTCGTTTCACCGTGCTGTTGAACAACATTGCCCTGGCCGATTCGCCCCGTGAACCGGAGGAGGCCCCGCGGCCCCCCAAGGTCGAGCGCGAGCCGCAGGCAATGACGCTCTTGGTAGTGGATGATGTCGATCTGATCAAGGATGTGTTTATCGATTTCTTCCAGGATGGTCCGCACAAGGTGGTGACCGCCGAAACCGGCGAGGAGGCATTGGAGCTGGCCCGGAGGGAACATCCGGATATCATTTTCATGGATCTCAATCTCAGCGGCACAGACGGGCGTGCCGTTACCGAGAAAATCCGTGAGGATGAAGAGTTGGCCGCTATTCCGGTCATCGTCATGACCGGTGAAGTGCTCGAAGAGGAAGATTACCGTCCCCTGTTCAACGGATTTCTGCAGAAACCGTTTCGCCTTGACCTGTTGATGGAGGTGGTCGGTGAGTATGCCACGCCGGGAATTGCACCTGGTGATGGCGGCACTGCAGAAGGCGATGCCCAAAAGATCGATGAAACGCATTTTTCCGGCAGCGTGCAGGCGGCGTGGAACGATGAGTTGGATCAGTTGTTGCGCCAGGCCGTTCGTTCGGGGAGCCTTGCCGATGCCGCAGCGCTAGGCGCCGCCGTCGGCAAAGAAGGGGAAGCAATGAAGGATGGACTTTTGATCACTCTCGGCGGTGATTTGCTGACATTTGCCGCAGAGCCCAACATCATGGGCGTTGACCGTCTGTTGGCCAAACTTTCGCGAGCCGTCAACCGGAAGGATGTATGA
- a CDS encoding cobyrinate a,c-diamide synthase: protein MERVKSVVLAGLSGGSGKSVVSVGLIAALRNRGRGVAVFKKGPDYIDAGWMSMAAGRPCYNLDPYLMTPEAIVTTFQEHLHGNAYAVVEGNRGIFDGVNAQGEFSTAELAQLLELPVLLVVNCSKTTRTVAAMVLGCEAFDPRIRLAGVILNQIATPRHESIIRQSIETYTDVPVLGIMPRLKQDIFPMRHLGVIPHQEYDAAGEAVARLAALVETNFDLDAIVARMPGTVPVPPKSAPAMPQEVTIGVLRDAAFQFYYEENLEALTRAGARLVMIDALHAEALPTELDGLYIGGGFPETSAKQLAENAAFRRSVREQIDAGLPVYAECGGLIFLGRSIVLQGEEYPLADVFPVTFGISGKPQAHGYSNFVVEQANSFYPVGTRIKGHEFRYSMIRDWEGQPEELVLRMERGTGFMGGRDGLVKNNTLAMYTHVMASGTPQWVEGFIAAVRRYAGERE from the coding sequence GTGGAACGGGTAAAGAGTGTGGTGTTGGCGGGGTTGAGCGGTGGCTCTGGAAAATCGGTGGTTTCCGTTGGTCTGATCGCAGCGTTGAGAAATCGTGGCCGCGGCGTGGCTGTTTTCAAGAAAGGCCCGGATTATATCGATGCCGGCTGGATGAGCATGGCTGCAGGCCGCCCCTGCTACAATCTCGACCCCTACCTGATGACGCCGGAGGCGATTGTCACCACCTTTCAGGAGCATCTCCATGGCAACGCCTATGCGGTGGTCGAAGGCAATCGTGGCATCTTTGACGGCGTCAATGCCCAGGGGGAGTTTTCCACGGCCGAACTGGCGCAACTGCTCGAGCTCCCCGTGCTGCTGGTGGTCAACTGCTCCAAGACCACGCGCACCGTTGCTGCCATGGTCCTCGGCTGCGAGGCCTTTGATCCGCGAATTCGCCTCGCCGGGGTGATTCTCAACCAGATCGCTACCCCGCGCCATGAATCCATTATCCGCCAATCGATTGAAACCTACACCGATGTTCCGGTGCTGGGCATCATGCCTAGGCTGAAACAGGATATCTTTCCCATGCGCCATCTCGGCGTCATCCCGCACCAGGAATACGATGCCGCCGGCGAAGCCGTGGCCCGGCTCGCCGCCCTGGTGGAGACCAATTTCGATCTGGATGCCATTGTCGCCCGCATGCCGGGAACCGTACCGGTGCCGCCGAAAAGCGCTCCAGCAATGCCGCAGGAGGTGACCATCGGCGTGCTCCGCGATGCCGCCTTTCAATTTTATTACGAGGAGAATCTCGAGGCCTTGACCAGGGCCGGAGCTCGATTGGTGATGATCGACGCCCTCCACGCCGAGGCATTGCCCACTGAACTCGACGGCCTCTACATTGGCGGTGGTTTTCCGGAAACCAGCGCCAAACAACTGGCGGAAAATGCCGCCTTCCGTCGTTCGGTGCGTGAGCAGATCGATGCCGGCCTGCCGGTCTATGCCGAATGCGGCGGTCTGATCTTTTTAGGGCGTTCTATTGTCCTCCAGGGAGAGGAATATCCCCTGGCCGACGTATTTCCGGTGACCTTCGGCATCAGCGGCAAGCCGCAGGCCCACGGATATTCCAACTTCGTGGTGGAACAGGCCAATAGCTTCTACCCGGTCGGAACCCGTATCAAGGGGCATGAATTCCGCTATTCCATGATCCGTGACTGGGAGGGACAGCCCGAGGAACTGGTTCTGCGCATGGAACGGGGCACCGGTTTCATGGGCGGGCGCGACGGCCTGGTCAAAAACAACACCCTGGCCATGTACACCCATGTGATGGCCTCCGGAACACCCCAGTGGGTGGAGGGCTTTATCGCTGCCGTCCGCAGGTATGCCGGCGAACGGGAGTAA